In Bythopirellula goksoeyrii, a single window of DNA contains:
- the tsaE gene encoding tRNA (adenosine(37)-N6)-threonylcarbamoyltransferase complex ATPase subunit type 1 TsaE, whose product MTEFRFLAQSEADTERLAQQLAEVLPSGCVVALIGTLGAGKTRLVQAVAAGMGVPPDAVTSPTFVLVNEYLGGRVPIYHFDTYRLRDEDEFLELGVEEYFEGNGITFVEWADRFESCLPAERLNVQIEVLGENEREFVVSAKSPNQEMMVHVLRNRLSDKQEELN is encoded by the coding sequence TTGACCGAATTTCGCTTTCTCGCACAAAGTGAAGCAGACACCGAGCGATTAGCCCAGCAGCTTGCCGAAGTGTTGCCGTCCGGTTGTGTCGTTGCGCTGATAGGGACCCTAGGCGCCGGCAAGACACGCCTGGTCCAGGCAGTAGCCGCGGGGATGGGTGTTCCACCTGATGCGGTCACCAGCCCCACCTTCGTACTCGTAAACGAATACCTCGGTGGTCGAGTCCCCATCTACCACTTCGATACCTACCGACTACGCGACGAAGACGAGTTCCTGGAACTTGGCGTCGAGGAATACTTTGAGGGTAATGGAATCACCTTCGTCGAATGGGCAGACCGGTTTGAAAGTTGTTTACCTGCGGAGAGGTTGAATGTACAGATCGAAGTCTTGGGGGAAAACGAGCGGGAATTCGTCGTCTCGGCGAAATCACCAAATCAAGAAATGATGGTTCATGTCCTCAGAAACCGGTTGTCTGACAAGCAGGAAGAGCTTAATTGA
- a CDS encoding thiamine-phosphate kinase — protein sequence MSLEADLFDWLEENLPAGLCCEIGLGDDAAVLKPTKTPLVVTTDLLTDGVDFLIDEVDPKLVGHKALGVNLSDLAAMAAKPIAAFVSIVLPRAGTKNNSPLELAIELYRGMLPLAEKHGVTIAGGDTNTWEGDLAISITAIGEATSQGPLARSGAQIGDKLLVTGCLGGSILGRHLQVEPRVEEALLLHDQYELHAGIDISDGLTLDASRLATASGCGIVFDIDQIPISLAANQMSKTSGKSPLEHALGDGEDFELLLAVPPAEASKLLATQPIAVPISCIGEFVDNPGLWKAQSDGTYTTLNPLGFQHEANN from the coding sequence ATGTCCTTAGAAGCGGATCTTTTTGACTGGTTGGAGGAAAACCTGCCGGCTGGCCTCTGCTGTGAGATAGGACTGGGGGACGACGCTGCTGTACTAAAGCCAACCAAGACACCACTCGTGGTGACCACCGACTTACTCACCGATGGCGTCGATTTTCTCATCGATGAAGTGGACCCAAAGTTGGTCGGGCACAAGGCATTGGGAGTCAATCTAAGCGACCTGGCAGCGATGGCTGCCAAGCCGATTGCCGCATTTGTGTCCATAGTCTTGCCGCGAGCCGGGACGAAAAACAACTCGCCGCTGGAATTGGCAATCGAATTGTATCGTGGAATGTTGCCGCTTGCTGAGAAACATGGCGTGACCATTGCCGGTGGTGACACCAATACCTGGGAGGGCGATCTGGCAATCAGCATCACGGCAATTGGAGAGGCGACCTCCCAAGGACCTCTTGCTCGCTCAGGCGCTCAGATAGGCGACAAGTTACTCGTTACTGGCTGTTTAGGAGGCAGCATCTTAGGAAGACATCTGCAAGTGGAGCCGCGTGTGGAGGAAGCCCTGCTGCTCCATGATCAGTACGAACTCCACGCGGGCATCGACATCTCCGACGGACTAACGCTAGATGCCTCTCGCCTCGCAACTGCCAGTGGTTGTGGCATTGTGTTTGATATAGATCAGATTCCGATTTCACTCGCCGCCAATCAGATGAGTAAGACCTCAGGTAAGTCGCCTTTAGAGCATGCGCTTGGCGACGGCGAGGATTTTGAACTCTTGTTGGCCGTTCCGCCTGCTGAGGCCTCAAAGCTGCTTGCTACTCAGCCCATTGCTGTGCCGATAAGTTGCATCGGGGAGTTTGTTGACAACCCTGGTTTGTGGAAGGCACAATCTGATGGAACGTACACAACTCTTAATCCCCTCGGTTTCCAACACGAGGCCAACAATTGA
- a CDS encoding carbon storage regulator, translating into MKGNSARVLVVSRKVGERILIGDEIAVTVIKVGSGGVRIGIEAPKELPVVREELAIQLQQAEQLAIENARQLAGDSES; encoded by the coding sequence GTGAAAGGGAATTCAGCGCGCGTGTTGGTCGTTTCCCGAAAAGTTGGCGAACGGATTTTGATCGGCGACGAAATTGCCGTCACGGTGATCAAGGTCGGCAGCGGCGGAGTTCGCATCGGCATCGAAGCTCCGAAAGAGCTACCGGTGGTGCGCGAAGAACTCGCGATTCAACTACAGCAGGCTGAGCAATTGGCTATTGAAAATGCCCGCCAGCTGGCAGGGGATAGCGAGTCTTAA
- a CDS encoding cell division protein FtsQ/DivIB — MATVRKKRKAANPADATASRSPLVRVKTLFVSRLRVVIALLVVGLMGWGMTKVWQQVAPSIIHRPPYLLSAERITATPPPEWIAADVCSEVVHNTGLNGRLSTLDDSFMSVVEDAFVLHPWIASVVKIRKLYPDGVHVEVTYRKPVAVVEMSSPQGMLLVPVDQQAVHLPSKDVPELYKRYLPRIQNVVERPPVGQRWDDLRVTGAADLAMRLSDVWEQLSLVDILPSTRPEILDEHRYYVYDLMTRGGTRVVWGAAPAQAPPGEDDFTAKLERLRSCVADIGPLDSVHSPEVVDVRNQLSVTPRTVRKEVEPRTVKKESPATEETPVVK; from the coding sequence GTGGCCACTGTCAGGAAAAAAAGAAAAGCTGCCAATCCAGCCGATGCTACGGCTTCCCGATCCCCTTTGGTTCGAGTCAAGACGCTCTTCGTGTCCCGGTTACGGGTCGTAATTGCTCTGTTGGTTGTGGGTCTCATGGGATGGGGAATGACCAAAGTCTGGCAGCAAGTTGCGCCATCAATCATTCATCGCCCGCCATATTTGCTCAGCGCGGAACGGATCACGGCGACTCCTCCCCCCGAATGGATCGCTGCCGATGTCTGTTCCGAAGTAGTACACAATACCGGCCTGAACGGGCGCCTCTCGACCCTGGACGATTCGTTCATGAGTGTCGTGGAAGATGCCTTTGTCTTGCATCCATGGATCGCTTCGGTTGTAAAAATAAGAAAACTCTATCCCGATGGGGTTCATGTCGAAGTCACCTACCGTAAACCGGTTGCCGTCGTGGAGATGTCGAGTCCGCAAGGAATGCTGCTGGTTCCGGTAGATCAGCAGGCGGTCCATCTTCCTAGCAAAGATGTACCTGAATTATACAAACGGTATTTGCCCCGCATCCAAAACGTAGTGGAGCGTCCCCCCGTCGGACAGCGCTGGGACGATCTGAGAGTGACCGGCGCCGCGGATCTAGCTATGCGTCTGTCGGATGTTTGGGAACAACTCTCACTCGTCGACATCCTCCCTTCAACACGGCCTGAAATCCTGGATGAGCATCGCTACTATGTCTATGACTTGATGACGCGCGGTGGAACGCGAGTCGTGTGGGGTGCGGCGCCGGCCCAAGCGCCACCAGGGGAAGATGACTTCACTGCAAAACTTGAGCGGTTACGATCCTGCGTTGCCGATATCGGTCCCCTCGACTCAGTACATAGTCCCGAGGTTGTCGATGTGCGCAATCAACTCTCGGTCACACCTCGAACGGTCAGGAAGGAGGTAGAACCAAGAACGGTGAAGAAAGAATCTCCTGCTACGGAAGAAACACCGGTCGTAAAATGA
- the murB gene encoding UDP-N-acetylmuramate dehydrogenase, translated as MTLVSGFEKIVRTSEPIAHRTWLKIGGPAAFFAEPSSVDQLAALVRRCREEEVPIRILGGGSNILVRDDGVPGMVLSLAKGDFAELSIRGNQLTAGGGAKLAHAISESVRAGLAGLEPLVGIPGSIGGALHGNSGSRAGDIGQWACRATVMTRAGELFQRDREDLVFAYRQSSLDELVILSADFLLEEDDPEQLTKRMQKQWIVKKAGQPLSHQNVASVFKNPRGMSAGMLIDQAGLKGTRVGAVEVSQRHANFIVAGEEATSQDVLRLIDTIRSRVAERLGVELETELEIW; from the coding sequence ATGACACTGGTAAGTGGTTTCGAAAAAATCGTCCGTACGAGTGAGCCGATTGCTCACCGTACCTGGCTCAAGATTGGTGGACCCGCGGCTTTTTTTGCCGAACCGAGCTCGGTCGACCAATTGGCAGCCCTCGTGCGCCGTTGCCGCGAGGAGGAAGTCCCCATCCGCATACTTGGGGGCGGTTCCAATATCTTGGTCCGAGATGACGGCGTTCCCGGCATGGTGCTCAGTCTCGCCAAGGGCGACTTTGCCGAGCTAAGTATCCGCGGCAACCAGCTGACCGCAGGTGGCGGGGCGAAGTTGGCCCATGCAATTAGCGAATCGGTACGTGCTGGACTGGCCGGTTTGGAGCCCCTGGTAGGCATTCCTGGATCGATAGGGGGTGCCCTGCACGGAAACTCTGGCAGTCGTGCGGGAGATATTGGTCAGTGGGCGTGTCGGGCGACCGTGATGACGCGTGCTGGAGAACTCTTTCAACGAGATCGCGAAGATTTAGTCTTCGCCTACCGCCAGAGCAGCTTGGACGAGTTGGTAATTCTCAGTGCTGATTTTCTGCTCGAAGAGGATGATCCGGAACAACTCACCAAACGAATGCAAAAGCAGTGGATCGTCAAGAAAGCAGGCCAACCGCTATCGCATCAGAACGTGGCTTCCGTGTTTAAGAATCCGCGAGGGATGAGTGCCGGTATGTTGATCGACCAGGCGGGCCTCAAAGGAACCCGAGTGGGTGCCGTCGAAGTGAGCCAGCGCCATGCAAACTTTATCGTCGCCGGAGAAGAGGCCACAAGCCAGGATGTGCTGCGCCTCATCGACACGATCCGCAGCCGAGTTGCCGAACGGCTTGGCGTCGAGTTGGAGACTGAACTGGAAATCTGGTGA